ATAAAAAGACGGGGGAATTTAGCATGAAAAGACAATATTTCCTACTTTCTCTGGTAGTCCTGTTCATCATCAGCCTGCTGGCGATGGGATGCGGCGGCACAGCCCCGTCTCAGCCGGCTAAAAGCGATGCGGCGCCGGAAATTAAAGCGATCCAGGACCGGGGTATCTTAAAGGCCGGCATCAAGGTGGATGTGCCGAAGTTTGGCTATAAGGATCCGCAAACCGGTAAGATTGAAGGATTTGAAATTGATCTGGTCAAGGCTCTGGCAAAAAAACTGGTAGGCGACGAAAATAAAATCGAACTGACCGGCACAGTGGCCAAAACCCGCGGACCGCTGCTGGATAACGGCGATGTGGACCTGGTCGTCGCCACTTTTACCATTACCGAAGAACGCAAGCAAAGCTATAACTTCACCGATCCTTACTTCACTGACGGCGTGGCTCTGCTAGTGAAAAAGGCCGGCGGCTATCAAAGCCTGAAAGACCTGGCCGGCAAAAAAATCGGGGTAGCCCAGAGCTCCACCAGCCGTAAAGCCGTTCAGGCCGAAGCTGACAAACAGGGCATCAAAGTGAATTTCCTGGAGTATGGTTCTTATGCTGAAGTAAAAGCGGCCCTGGATTCCGGCCGGGTAGACTGCTTCAGCGTGGATGCGGCTATTTTATTCGGTTATCTGGATGCCTCCACCGTCGTTTTACCGGATCGTTTCAGTCCGCAGGAATACGGCGCGGCTACCAAGAAATCCAACGTGGCCTTGGCCAAGCTGGTGAATGATACGTTTAATGACATGAAAAAATCCGGCGAGATGGATAAACTGCTGGCGAAGTGGGGTCTGAAATAGTGCCCGGCCCCTTCGCCGGGTTTAAATGGCTGGCGCTGCTGCAGGACTGGCAGGTGTTCGCCGAAGGGCTGGCCACAACGATTGCCGTGGCTGCCCTGGGGCTGACTCTGGCCCTGGTTCTCGGGACCCTGCTGGGTATTGCGGGCGCAGCACCCGGACGGATGTTCCGCCTTATCAACCGGATCTATGTAGAGTTCATCCAAAATACGCCTTTAGTGATTCAGGTTATCTTTTTGTACCATGGATTGCCTCACATGGGCATTGTCCTGTCGGTATTCGCCATCGGCGTGCTGGGGGTAGGCGTCTACCACGGCGCCTATATCGCCGAAGCCATCCGCGCCGGCCTGCAGGCGATTCCCCGGGGGCAGCTGGAAGCAGCCTATTCCCAGGGGTTTACCTATTGGCAGGCCATGCGCCATATCATCCTGCCTCAGGCCAAACGCATCGTCTATCCGCCCGTCACCAACCAGGCAGTCAGCCTGATCAAAAATACCTCAGTCCTGGCGATGATCGCCGGCGGTGACCTGATGTATCATGCCGATTCCTGGTCCAGCGGCAATTTATACTACGGTCCGGCTTATGTGGCAACCGGTCTTTTGTACCTGGCTCTTTGCTATCCTTTGGCCAAATATGTCCGATATCTGGAGAAAAAGGCGGAGGTAGCCCTATGATTCAGGAATTATTGCATCCGGCAATCGGATTGTTTTTCCTCGACGGCCTGCTGGTAACCCTGCACATCGCGGTATCGTCTATTGTCCTCAGCCTGATCTTTGGAACGGTCTTAGGAGTGGCTCAATACTCACAGTCGCCGCTTTATAGCAGGATGGCTACCTTTTATATTGATACCGTACGGAATATCCCCCTCCTCTTGTTCATCCTGGTGGCCCGGTTTACTACCGGTCTGCCGCCTGTTCATTCCGGTATTTTTGCCATGACCGTCTTTACTTCGGCGGTTATAGCCGAAATCATCCGGGGCGGCTTAAACTCGGTTCACAGGGGACAATGGGAGGCGGCCCGTTCCCAGGGTCTGTCTTATTATCAGACTTTGAGGCATATCGTATTGCCTCAGGCATTCCGTAATGTGATTCCCCCTTTATTATCCCAGTTTACTACGGTAATTAAGGATACGTCCTTTGTCTGGGCGGTAGGAGTGGAGGAACTGACCGGAAGAGGCATGATCATCATGGGCAAATATGGATCCACCTCCCAGGTGTTTGCCATCTTCGGCGCCATCGCCGCCACTTATTTTGTCGTTAATTACCTGCTTTCGCTGGCCGCAAGATACCAGCATGGGCGATTGGCCGCCCGCAGCTACTAAGGGAGCGTTGAAAAAGGTCCCCGGATTCGAGGCGCGCCGAGGGAGAGTATTAGCATAAAAACCGTTCAACTGCCTGGGCATAGTTCCCAGAACAGTTGAACGGTTTTTGTATGAGAAGCGCAAATTGAAGGAGTTTTTGCCGTTTGGGCCGAAAATACAACAAGCATGAATCATTCCATTTACAATTCAGTTACATGTGAGGAGGCTGAGCAATGGTTTCTTTGGGAAAGAAAATGGGGCGGCTTTTTCTTTTGGCCGGTATGACGTTATGCCTGATGCAGGCTGGCGCCGGGGCGGCAGCATATGTAGCAACTGAAAAGCCGGTTTATTCACCTGGCGAAGCTATTGTGGTCATATTTAAAGATTTTCCCGCAACCCAGTCCGGCTGGATTACCGTTGTGCCAAGCAGTGCCAATCCTGAGCAGTACGGGCAATGGTGGCCTCTGAGGGAGCAAGCCGGTGGAACGTTGATTTTCGACGGGCTGCCGGCTGGCGAATACGAAGTCAGAGGTTTTTTTGACGGAAAAAGTAACCCTCAAAGCATCAAAACCCCGCTTCAGGTCCAGGTTAAGGCCTCATTCAGCATTGTCCGTGAAGCCAAACCGGCTTTACCGGTGGTGTCTGTTAAGGAAACAGAAAATCTGAGCGCCCAGGAGGCCCATTTGGCCAGGCTGATCAATCAGTACCGGCGGGATAACGGCCTGGGGGCTATCCCGGTATCCCGGACATTAACCCGGGTAGCCAGACTGCATGTAAGAGATCTGGATCAATATCAGCCGCAGAATGCTACGGACAGCCGGGGCCTGCCGGGCAATCTTCATAGCTGGTCCGACAAGGGCAATTGGACATCCGTGATTTATACCGCCGATCACCAATATGCCGCCGCCATGTGGAATAAGCCGAGGGAAATCAGCAATCAGATTTATTTGGGCAATGGATTTGAGATCGCTTTTGGCACCCAGGGACATCAGGCGACACCGGAAAGTGCGCTGGCTGCCTGGCTAGACAGTCCCGGACATAAAGCCGTCATTATGGAAAGCGGTGACTGGCAGGATAAGCACTGGCCAGCTATGGGAGTCGCCGTATATGGCGGATATGCCGTAGTTTGGTTTGGCGACACAGAGGACCCGGTAGGCTATTATAGCCTTTAAGTGACAGAAAACTTAGAATTAAACTAAGGTATTTTCAAAAGAAATTTGGCAGGATATAATATATATGTACATGTCGAATTTTACCGCTACTGTTTAATTATACTATATTACTAATTAATGAATACCAAGGAGGTTTACTCAGTGAAAGAGGTATCTATTGAGGCCTTGACGCCGGGAATGACCCTCGGTCGCAGCATCAGCAGCCCGGATGGGAAAATCGTGTTAAGCCAGGGGACTGTTATTACGGAGTTTTGGCTGACGCGAATTAAACAATGGAATTTAGGAACAGTCATGGTTACTGAACAAACCGGCCAGGAGGAAATCTCCGAAGCCGAACTGGCGCACCTGTTGCAGCAGGCTGGCACGGTTTAACACTTCCCGGTTTCCTCAAATTTCTTTATTTCTTCCTCTTTTCATATTTTCATATTGCACTTTTTTTGTGGTATGTTAAAATCATATCGTATCTTTTTGGTGAATACTACTATCATCATTTAGTAGTCTAAGTGAAGAAATATGAATGTAGGGGAGAGTGTTATGTATAACCAATTTCGCTTGACGCAACAAGCTGCCGAAGCACTGGCAAGCAACTATGGGACGCCTTTGTTAGCTCTTTCTACTCAGCAAATCGAGTATAACTACCGTTTTCTGCAAGAACATTTGCCAGGTGTTACTCTTCATTATGCGGTTAAATCTAACCCGGCGGCGCGTATCGTTGATACCCTAGCGCAACGGGGCTCTCATTTTGACGTAGCTTCCGACGGCGAGATGGAGCAACTGACGGCGCAGGGAGTAGCGCCGGAACGCATGATCTACGCAAATCCTGTTAAGACGATCCGCGGTTTGGCTACTGCCAGCCGATTGGGTATTCAAACTTTTACCTTCGACAGTGAAAGCGAAATTGGAAAAATGGCCAGGGAAGTACCAGGCGGCAGAGTCCTGCTGCGGGTACGGGTGGAGAATTCCGACGCCCTGGTTGACCTGAACAAAAAGTTCGGGGCTCTGCCTTCTGAGGCATTAAGACTATTGAACATTGCGCATGAGAAAGGACTGGATGTAGCCGGCCTGTGTTTTCATGTCGGCAGTCAATCTCACAGCGCTCAGCCATATATCGAGGCCATTAGGGTCTGCCGTTCCTTGTTTGATCAGGCTATTGCCGCCGGACTTCCCATGCGGATTCTGGATATTGGCGGTGGCTTTCCTATTCCGGCCGGTGAAAACCCGGTTGATGCAGGCCAACTGTGCGATCAAATCAGTGATGCTCTGGGCCGGTACTTTGCCGGTGTTGAGATTTGGGCTGAACCGGGCCGGTTTATCTGCGGCACTGCCGTGAACCTTTTGACCCGGGTGATTGGCTCTCAGGTCCGGAACGGGCAACAATGGTACTTTTTGGACGAAGGGCTTTACGGCTCCTTCTCCGGTGCGATTTTTGATCACTGGGATTATGAAATGGAGAGCTTTAAGAGTGACAGGAAGATTCCGGCGACCTTCGCCGGACCCAGCTGCGATTCCATGGATGTGATGTACCGGGATAAACTGACCGCGCCGTTGGAACTGGATGATCTTTTAGTAGTGATCGGGTGCGGCGCCTATACATCAGCCTCAGCTACTGTATTTAACGGATTTGCCAAAGCGCCGATTGTCGTCTGGGAAGACCAGGAAGAGGCGGTCGCTGAACAGCTCTGCTTTCGTTGCGCTGTTTGACAGAGGATCTTTAATGGCGCCGGTAAGTTGAGATATTGTAGACAATCCCCGGATGTCTGCCCTGCGTGCATGACGTCCGGGGATTCTTTTTTTGTCGGAGACAGGGTGAATTGAAGAAGGGGGGCCTTAGGTCTCGGCGAGGATTTTGCCGGTCTCGGACACATCATACCCGCCCAGGCCGGCGATCTCATCCTGGAATTCAGCGGAGCGCAGCACTTGGAACAGGGCCTGAAAGTGGGGTTTGGACATATCTTCCTGGCGGATGACAATGTCGTAGCGTTCCTTTTGCAAAGGGATAAAGCCAATGTCTGCCACCTGCAGAGCGGCTTTTTCGATGCCTAAGCCTACATCAGCCAGCCCTCTGGCCACATAGCCAGCCACTGCCAGATGACTCATTTCCTCATGGTCATAGCCGGCGACGGCGGCGTGGTCAATGGCCAGCAGCCGCAGATGCTCGTCCAGGAGAACTCTGGCCCCTGATCCCCGTTCCCGGTTCACAAACCGCAACCCGGGCCGGGTTAGATCAGACCAGGTCCGAATGCTCAGAGGATTGCCCTTGGTCACATAGAAGCCTTCCATCCGGTAGGCCAGGTTGATGATCAGGGTCTTGTGCCCCGGCAGCAGCCGCCGGACATAGGGGATGTTGTAAGTATCGGCATCGCTGTCCCAGAGATGAGCCGTGACTACATTGGCTGAGCCGCGATAAAGGGCCAACAGGCCATCGATACTGCCGATGTAGTTCCGCAGAAAGCGGGCATGGGGCACTTCTCGCTCCAGGCGGCGGGTCAGAATGTCCAGGACTATGTCCTGCCCACAGATAATCAGACCTTCCTGCTCTGGGAAAGAGGCCGGGGCAATGGGGCTAAGAGTAGGAGCCGGCGAAGTTCCTTTGGATTTTTTAATATAGACCGCCAGGTCCGGAGCCTCAATCCGCATTTTGCGGCCGATGCGATAGGCGGTCAGTTCGCCGCGTTTTACCAGTTCGTAAACGGTAAAACGAGATATTTTGAGGATCTTGGCTATTTCTTCCGGGGTGTAAGAGATATCGTCCATATAGTTCACCTCTATAGAAATTATGAAACATTAGATATTGCACGCACCGCTAATATAGATTATAATAACAGCAAATATAAGTATGGTTTTGTTTGGTTGTGTTGAGTTATGTTAGAGACTAATCCGTCTTCGAGCCTTGCTGCCTACCGACTATTCCATGGCAGCCTGGCCTGGGCTTCGGTCCGCGGGTATTACCGGAAACGGTCATGCCTACCGATTGTAAAGGAGGGGATTGCGGTCCGGGCAATGTAGCCCTGCTCTCTCCGGGAGCAGGGTTTTAGTATTATTATGGAGGAGGAAGTACATAATGAAAAGAATCTGTCTTTGGTCTCTGATTATTATGATCGCGGCCGTCTTTGCTGCCGGCTGCGGCGGCTCCAAGGAGTCTCCCAGGCAGGCCGCTCAGCCGGTAGAACTGTATGTATCGGCGGCAGCCAGCATGAAAGATGCTCTGCTGGAAATTCAAAAACAATACGAAGCGGAAAATGCTAATGTGAAGCTGATTTACAACCTGGCGGCCTCCGGTACGCTGCAAAAGCAAATTGAACAAGGCGCTCCGGTGGATCTGTTCGTTTCAGCCGCTCCCGCCCAGATGAATGCACTGGAGAAGCAAAACCTGATTCAAAAAGAAAGCCGTAAGAATCTGCTGGAAAACCAACTGGTGCTAATTGCGCCGGAAGGATCGAAAGCAGCCCTTACCGGCTATGAGGACCTGACGAAAGACGCAGTGAAAAAAATTGCTATCGGTCAGCCGGATGTAGTGCCGGCCGGTCAATACGCCAAAGAGGCTCTGACCAAGATGAATCTGTGGGACAAGCTTCAGGATAAATTTGTCCAGGCCAAAGACGTGCGGGCCGTGTTGACCTATGTGGATACCGGCAACGTGGATGCCGGCATTGTGTACCGTACCGATGCGGCTGTAGCCAGCAAGATTAAAATCATTGCCGCCGCGCCGGCCGGAACCCATGCGCCGATTATTTATCCGGCGGCGGTACTGGCTAACGCCAAGCAACCCAAGGCAGCCGGCGACTTCCTGACCTATCTGTCAGGACCGGAAGGAAAAGCAGTCTTTGAGAAATATGGTTTCGTGATGGCGAAGTAAAATTCCTACCGGGTACAGGGGGGCTATTCATGCTTGACTGGCAGCCAGTCGTCTTGTCGATAAAAGTCGCTTTAATGTCTCTAGTCGCTGTGGCTATCCTGGGAGTAGGAGCGGCATTTGTCATGCGGCGCCGGGAGTTTCCCGGCAAAGCGGCGGTAGAGGCGGTCTTTACCTTACCTCTGGTCCTGCCGCCGGTAGTTACCGGATTCTTGCTGCTGCTTCTTCTGGGACGTTATGGACCGGTGGGCCGGCTGCTGTCAGAAGTCTTTCAGGTTCAGCTTATTTTTACTCCTTACGCCGCGATGATCTCCGGCACAGTGGTGGCTTTTCCCCTGATGTATCAGAGTGCCAAGGCGGCTCTGCAAAGCGTGGACCCTCATTTGGAAGATGCGGCCCGTACTTTGGGAGCCGGTGAAGGCAGGGTGTTTTTTAGCGTCACCTTGCCTTTGGCTTGGCCCGGTTTGCTGGCAGGCTTGGTGCTGTCTTTTTCCCGGGCTTTGGGAGAATTCGGCGCCACAATTATGGTGGCCGGCAATATTCCCGGTAAAACCCAAACTCTGCCTCTGGCCATCTATTTTGCCGCTGAGTCCAATGACCTGACTCTGGCCGGCCTGTATGTGATTATTATCAGTTTGATGACCTTTGCTCTGATTTTCTGGCTGAACCTCTGGTCTAAAACCAGAGATAAAAGGCGCATCATACCGTTCGGGGAGGTGGGGTAAGGTGCTGACAGCCAATATTGAGAAGAAGCTGCCTGATTTTACGCTAACCATGCAGTTTACCATGCAGAATGAAGTTCTGGTCCTGTTTGGACCATCCGGCTGCGGCAAGACAACCACCTTGCGATGTATCGCCGGTTTGGCTCAGCCTGATCAAGGGAAGGTCAGCCTGAACGGAGACGTTTTTTTCGACAGTCAGGTTAAAGAAAATGTACCGCCTCGGTTAAGAAAGATGGGGTACATGTTTCAGGATTTCGCCTTGTTTCCCCACATGAGTGTGAAGAAAAATATTGGCTACGGCATCAAGCAGCCGGGTAAAAAAGCCGATGAACTATATACCCGTTTGCTGGATCTTTTAAAAATCAGCCATCTGACCGACCG
Above is a genomic segment from Acetonema longum DSM 6540 containing:
- a CDS encoding amino acid ABC transporter permease; translated protein: MIQELLHPAIGLFFLDGLLVTLHIAVSSIVLSLIFGTVLGVAQYSQSPLYSRMATFYIDTVRNIPLLLFILVARFTTGLPPVHSGIFAMTVFTSAVIAEIIRGGLNSVHRGQWEAARSQGLSYYQTLRHIVLPQAFRNVIPPLLSQFTTVIKDTSFVWAVGVEELTGRGMIIMGKYGSTSQVFAIFGAIAATYFVVNYLLSLAARYQHGRLAARSY
- a CDS encoding CAP domain-containing protein encodes the protein MVSLGKKMGRLFLLAGMTLCLMQAGAGAAAYVATEKPVYSPGEAIVVIFKDFPATQSGWITVVPSSANPEQYGQWWPLREQAGGTLIFDGLPAGEYEVRGFFDGKSNPQSIKTPLQVQVKASFSIVREAKPALPVVSVKETENLSAQEAHLARLINQYRRDNGLGAIPVSRTLTRVARLHVRDLDQYQPQNATDSRGLPGNLHSWSDKGNWTSVIYTADHQYAAAMWNKPREISNQIYLGNGFEIAFGTQGHQATPESALAAWLDSPGHKAVIMESGDWQDKHWPAMGVAVYGGYAVVWFGDTEDPVGYYSL
- the modB gene encoding molybdate ABC transporter permease subunit, whose translation is MLDWQPVVLSIKVALMSLVAVAILGVGAAFVMRRREFPGKAAVEAVFTLPLVLPPVVTGFLLLLLLGRYGPVGRLLSEVFQVQLIFTPYAAMISGTVVAFPLMYQSAKAALQSVDPHLEDAARTLGAGEGRVFFSVTLPLAWPGLLAGLVLSFSRALGEFGATIMVAGNIPGKTQTLPLAIYFAAESNDLTLAGLYVIIISLMTFALIFWLNLWSKTRDKRRIIPFGEVG
- a CDS encoding ATP-binding cassette domain-containing protein, with the protein product MLTANIEKKLPDFTLTMQFTMQNEVLVLFGPSGCGKTTTLRCIAGLAQPDQGKVSLNGDVFFDSQVKENVPPRLRKMGYMFQDFALFPHMSVKKNIGYGIKQPGKKADELYTRLLDLLKISHLTDRYPHSLSGGERQRVALARALMAEPSVLLLDEPMSSLDSETRRELQDELKRLHTLWQIPFILVTHDLHEARKLGDRIVFMEQGRQVEGR
- a CDS encoding transporter substrate-binding domain-containing protein, producing MKRQYFLLSLVVLFIISLLAMGCGGTAPSQPAKSDAAPEIKAIQDRGILKAGIKVDVPKFGYKDPQTGKIEGFEIDLVKALAKKLVGDENKIELTGTVAKTRGPLLDNGDVDLVVATFTITEERKQSYNFTDPYFTDGVALLVKKAGGYQSLKDLAGKKIGVAQSSTSRKAVQAEADKQGIKVNFLEYGSYAEVKAALDSGRVDCFSVDAAILFGYLDASTVVLPDRFSPQEYGAATKKSNVALAKLVNDTFNDMKKSGEMDKLLAKWGLK
- a CDS encoding helix-turn-helix transcriptional regulator, yielding MDDISYTPEEIAKILKISRFTVYELVKRGELTAYRIGRKMRIEAPDLAVYIKKSKGTSPAPTLSPIAPASFPEQEGLIICGQDIVLDILTRRLEREVPHARFLRNYIGSIDGLLALYRGSANVVTAHLWDSDADTYNIPYVRRLLPGHKTLIINLAYRMEGFYVTKGNPLSIRTWSDLTRPGLRFVNRERGSGARVLLDEHLRLLAIDHAAVAGYDHEEMSHLAVAGYVARGLADVGLGIEKAALQVADIGFIPLQKERYDIVIRQEDMSKPHFQALFQVLRSAEFQDEIAGLGGYDVSETGKILAET
- the modA gene encoding molybdate ABC transporter substrate-binding protein: MKRICLWSLIIMIAAVFAAGCGGSKESPRQAAQPVELYVSAAASMKDALLEIQKQYEAENANVKLIYNLAASGTLQKQIEQGAPVDLFVSAAPAQMNALEKQNLIQKESRKNLLENQLVLIAPEGSKAALTGYEDLTKDAVKKIAIGQPDVVPAGQYAKEALTKMNLWDKLQDKFVQAKDVRAVLTYVDTGNVDAGIVYRTDAAVASKIKIIAAAPAGTHAPIIYPAAVLANAKQPKAAGDFLTYLSGPEGKAVFEKYGFVMAK
- a CDS encoding amino acid ABC transporter permease, with the protein product MPGPFAGFKWLALLQDWQVFAEGLATTIAVAALGLTLALVLGTLLGIAGAAPGRMFRLINRIYVEFIQNTPLVIQVIFLYHGLPHMGIVLSVFAIGVLGVGVYHGAYIAEAIRAGLQAIPRGQLEAAYSQGFTYWQAMRHIILPQAKRIVYPPVTNQAVSLIKNTSVLAMIAGGDLMYHADSWSSGNLYYGPAYVATGLLYLALCYPLAKYVRYLEKKAEVAL
- a CDS encoding type III PLP-dependent enzyme, which codes for MYNQFRLTQQAAEALASNYGTPLLALSTQQIEYNYRFLQEHLPGVTLHYAVKSNPAARIVDTLAQRGSHFDVASDGEMEQLTAQGVAPERMIYANPVKTIRGLATASRLGIQTFTFDSESEIGKMAREVPGGRVLLRVRVENSDALVDLNKKFGALPSEALRLLNIAHEKGLDVAGLCFHVGSQSHSAQPYIEAIRVCRSLFDQAIAAGLPMRILDIGGGFPIPAGENPVDAGQLCDQISDALGRYFAGVEIWAEPGRFICGTAVNLLTRVIGSQVRNGQQWYFLDEGLYGSFSGAIFDHWDYEMESFKSDRKIPATFAGPSCDSMDVMYRDKLTAPLELDDLLVVIGCGAYTSASATVFNGFAKAPIVVWEDQEEAVAEQLCFRCAV